Proteins from one Mucilaginibacter jinjuensis genomic window:
- a CDS encoding fatty acid desaturase family protein: protein MMTHAEIVKKVEWKDLKNLSAREMLIENNLTIPWVLLSWLLAYNGYYILALPFSAFFFLTGLRQVHNGFHNSLGTNKFLTWFTLYSNSILMIVSIHAVKFNHIRHHKYCLTEDDYEGKSARMSWYGAILYGPVHMFLIHKITLQLGDKKYVGNLVAELISISVFLFLVFYFDVHFLIYHIIVMIFGEFLMAFFAVWTVHHDTHESPELARTQRSKWKNKITFSMFYHLEHHLFPGVPTIKLPELAKRIDQALPDIQKKQTF from the coding sequence ATGATGACACATGCCGAAATTGTAAAGAAAGTTGAATGGAAGGACCTTAAAAACTTAAGCGCCCGCGAAATGCTGATCGAGAATAACCTTACCATCCCCTGGGTGTTGCTCTCATGGCTGCTGGCCTATAATGGTTATTATATTTTAGCGTTACCGTTCTCTGCCTTTTTCTTTCTTACCGGTTTAAGGCAGGTACATAACGGCTTTCACAACTCATTAGGCACCAACAAGTTTCTTACCTGGTTTACACTTTACAGTAACAGTATATTGATGATAGTATCTATCCATGCGGTTAAATTTAATCACATCAGGCATCACAAATACTGTTTAACCGAAGATGATTATGAAGGAAAATCTGCCCGAATGAGCTGGTATGGTGCAATTTTATACGGGCCGGTACACATGTTTTTAATCCATAAAATCACCCTGCAGCTTGGCGATAAAAAATATGTAGGGAACCTGGTTGCCGAGCTCATCTCGATCAGTGTGTTTTTATTTCTCGTTTTTTACTTCGACGTTCATTTTTTAATCTATCATATTATAGTGATGATCTTCGGCGAATTTTTGATGGCCTTTTTTGCCGTGTGGACCGTGCACCATGACACGCATGAAAGCCCCGAACTGGCACGGACCCAAAGAAGCAAGTGGAAAAATAAGATCACGTTTAGTATGTTTTATCACCTGGAACATCACCTGTTTCCCGGAGTACCCACCATTAAACTGCCCGAACTGGCTAAAAGAATTGACCAGGCATTGCCTGATATACAGAAGAAACAGACATTCTAG
- a CDS encoding VOC family protein gives MRTINPWINFNGNAEEAFTFYKSVFGGEFTKIIRFKDLSGPEFSIPESEANKIMTIVLPIGKHNELRANDVPEFMGRVNENENRSKISVSAESREEADQIFNGLSAGGDIEGPIGDSPWDTYAGMFRDKYGIEWIVEFDPNY, from the coding sequence ATGAGAACAATTAATCCCTGGATCAACTTCAACGGTAATGCCGAAGAAGCATTCACTTTTTACAAATCGGTTTTTGGCGGCGAGTTTACTAAGATCATTCGTTTCAAAGACCTGTCAGGTCCTGAATTTTCGATACCGGAAAGCGAAGCAAATAAAATAATGACCATTGTTTTGCCTATCGGGAAGCACAATGAATTAAGAGCCAACGATGTTCCTGAATTTATGGGACGGGTGAATGAAAACGAAAACAGGTCTAAAATATCAGTTAGTGCAGAAAGCCGGGAAGAAGCAGACCAGATTTTTAACGGATTATCAGCAGGCGGAGATATCGAAGGCCCGATAGGCGACAGCCCATGGGATACGTATGCCGGAATGTTTAGGGACAAATATGGTATTGAATGGATCGTTGAATTTGACCCCAATTATTAA
- a CDS encoding SRPBCC family protein translates to MNNHLLFDFNVDKAAKTVYITREFNAGQSLVWDAFTKAELLDQWGAPAPMRAQTKYMDFKVGGRRFYAMISPDGQERWSVQEYTSITPKTNFKMYNAFADKDENRELPGSEWDHNFSEHNGITRVDITIYNESFERLEKLLEGFKIGFTITLKNLEELLGTLS, encoded by the coding sequence ATGAACAACCATTTGCTATTTGATTTTAACGTTGACAAAGCCGCGAAGACGGTTTACATAACCAGGGAGTTTAACGCCGGGCAATCATTAGTATGGGATGCCTTTACCAAAGCCGAACTGCTGGACCAATGGGGGGCGCCCGCGCCAATGCGCGCCCAAACCAAGTATATGGATTTTAAAGTAGGCGGGCGCAGGTTTTACGCAATGATCAGTCCGGATGGGCAGGAGCGCTGGTCGGTGCAGGAATATACGTCCATCACCCCGAAAACAAATTTTAAGATGTACAACGCGTTTGCCGATAAGGACGAAAACCGGGAACTGCCGGGATCGGAGTGGGATCACAACTTCAGCGAGCATAATGGCATCACAAGGGTTGATATAACGATCTACAATGAATCGTTCGAGCGGTTAGAAAAATTATTGGAGGGCTTCAAAATAGGCTTCACCATAACCTTGAAAAACCTGGAGGAACTGTTAGGTACCTTATCGTAA
- a CDS encoding ArsR/SmtB family transcription factor, giving the protein MKQDIFQAISDPTRRAILTLIAIQALTPNAMAEKFDMTRQAVSKHIKVLHECELIKAEHSGREIYYHFNAKKMQEFDHWLAQFRQNWETQFNQLDQLLTTIKEQK; this is encoded by the coding sequence ATGAAACAAGATATATTTCAGGCTATATCAGATCCAACACGCAGGGCTATTTTAACGTTGATTGCTATCCAGGCATTAACACCTAATGCCATGGCCGAAAAATTTGATATGACCCGCCAGGCTGTATCAAAACATATTAAAGTATTGCACGAATGTGAATTGATTAAAGCCGAGCATAGCGGCAGGGAAATCTATTATCACTTTAATGCCAAAAAGATGCAGGAGTTTGACCATTGGCTAGCCCAATTCAGGCAAAACTGGGAAACTCAATTTAACCAACTCGACCAATTATTAACAACAATTAAAGAACAGAAGTAA
- a CDS encoding tRNA(His) guanylyltransferase Thg1 family protein, which yields MKFDDLDVKMRVYETSQDRCVLPDMYIVARIDGRGFTRLTKEVHKFEAPFDEKFRDLMVETVRHLMNCGFNIIYGYTESDEISLLFHPNENAFGRKTRKYISILAGEASAKFSALLGSVGAFDCRLSELPNKNLVSDYFRWRNEDAHRNALNAHCYWRLRQDNLNVREATSKIEGMSVAEKNELLFQYGINFNNVPTWQKRGIGNYWKEAKKEGFNPKSNEPVLVNRRILHTDFELPMRADYNKFIHDLISRYEGSVALPLL from the coding sequence ATGAAATTTGATGATTTAGATGTAAAAATGAGGGTTTATGAAACCTCGCAAGACCGTTGTGTGCTACCTGATATGTACATTGTGGCCAGAATTGATGGACGAGGTTTTACCCGACTGACTAAGGAAGTTCATAAATTTGAAGCCCCTTTTGATGAAAAATTTCGGGATTTAATGGTTGAAACAGTAAGGCATTTAATGAACTGCGGTTTTAACATCATATACGGTTATACAGAAAGTGATGAAATATCATTACTGTTTCATCCTAACGAAAATGCTTTTGGTAGAAAAACGAGAAAGTATATTTCTATACTGGCAGGCGAAGCCAGCGCAAAATTTTCTGCACTACTTGGAAGTGTTGGAGCTTTTGACTGTCGCCTTTCTGAACTTCCCAACAAAAATCTGGTAAGTGATTATTTTAGATGGCGTAATGAAGATGCGCACAGAAATGCACTGAATGCGCACTGCTACTGGCGTTTGAGGCAAGATAATTTAAACGTTAGAGAGGCTACTTCTAAAATTGAAGGAATGAGCGTTGCCGAAAAAAATGAATTATTATTTCAGTATGGCATTAATTTCAATAACGTTCCCACTTGGCAAAAAAGAGGAATTGGCAATTATTGGAAAGAGGCAAAAAAAGAAGGCTTTAACCCCAAAAGCAATGAGCCTGTGTTAGTAAACAGACGAATTTTGCACACTGACTTTGAGTTACCCATGAGGGCGGACTATAACAAATTTATACATGATCTTATAAGTAGATATGAAGGCAGTGTTGCTTTGCCATTATTATAA
- a CDS encoding AAA family ATPase, translated as MEAVIFCGIQATGKTTFFKEKFFKTHVRISLDQLNTRNKELRFIETCIHTSHPFVIDNTNPSLEERAKYIAIAKANKFKVIGYYFQSKVAVALERNSQRTGKEKIPEIGIKGTFKRMSLPKMDEGFDELYYVTAEGNTFTVNKWSDEI; from the coding sequence ATGGAAGCAGTAATATTTTGCGGAATTCAGGCAACCGGAAAAACCACTTTTTTTAAAGAGAAGTTTTTTAAAACACATGTGCGTATTTCCTTAGATCAGCTAAACACAAGAAATAAAGAACTCAGGTTTATTGAAACTTGTATCCATACGTCCCATCCATTTGTAATAGATAACACTAATCCATCCTTAGAGGAAAGAGCTAAATATATTGCCATTGCAAAAGCAAATAAATTTAAAGTGATCGGGTATTATTTTCAATCCAAAGTGGCTGTTGCCTTAGAACGTAATAGCCAACGGACTGGTAAAGAAAAGATTCCGGAAATTGGCATAAAAGGAACTTTTAAACGAATGAGCCTGCCAAAAATGGATGAAGGTTTCGACGAATTATACTATGTAACAGCGGAGGGTAACACCTTCACAGTAAATAAATGGTCGGATGAAATTTGA
- a CDS encoding quinone oxidoreductase family protein — MKAAVIYQKGELPQYVDFAEPTIQNDDEVLVSVKAVAIKHFDKGRANGSHYSSDAPQQSGRVIGGDGVCLLDDDTRVYGMGVSGMLAEKATIYKSRIVPIPATLDDATAAALPNAVIGSAMGFKFKADIQPGDVVLINGATGFTGRVAVQIAKHYGAGKVIVTGRNQQSLDDLLTLGADEAISVLQDDEAFKAQINAIHTQTPIDVIMDYLWGHTAEMILACIKGDGSFTNRIRYVSVGAMAGDSIQLSAANLRSVDLQLSGSGLGAWSKKQVGQFFTEILPEMFELAAKGKLQVETINVKLEDIAELWDLDVDGGKRLVVTI, encoded by the coding sequence ATGAAAGCAGCAGTAATATATCAAAAAGGCGAATTGCCTCAATATGTTGATTTTGCCGAACCAACTATCCAAAACGATGATGAAGTATTGGTGAGTGTAAAAGCAGTAGCCATTAAACATTTCGATAAAGGGCGTGCAAATGGCAGCCACTATTCGAGTGATGCACCGCAACAGAGCGGCCGCGTAATTGGCGGCGATGGCGTTTGCCTGCTCGATGACGATACCCGGGTTTACGGCATGGGTGTAAGTGGCATGCTGGCCGAAAAGGCAACCATTTATAAAAGCCGCATAGTACCCATACCTGCCACACTGGATGATGCCACAGCGGCAGCCTTACCCAATGCTGTAATTGGTTCGGCAATGGGTTTTAAGTTTAAGGCCGATATTCAGCCGGGTGATGTGGTGCTTATTAATGGCGCTACCGGCTTTACCGGACGGGTAGCCGTGCAAATTGCCAAACATTACGGCGCCGGTAAAGTAATAGTAACCGGCAGAAACCAGCAATCGCTCGATGATTTGCTGACGCTTGGGGCCGATGAAGCAATTTCTGTACTGCAGGATGACGAAGCATTTAAGGCGCAGATCAACGCCATCCATACCCAAACGCCCATCGATGTAATTATGGATTACCTGTGGGGCCACACTGCCGAAATGATACTGGCCTGCATTAAAGGCGATGGTTCATTTACCAACAGGATAAGATATGTATCAGTAGGTGCTATGGCAGGTGATTCGATCCAGCTATCAGCTGCCAACCTGCGCAGCGTTGATCTGCAGCTAAGCGGCTCGGGATTGGGTGCCTGGTCTAAGAAACAGGTCGGTCAGTTCTTCACAGAAATCCTCCCCGAAATGTTTGAATTAGCGGCAAAAGGCAAACTGCAAGTAGAAACTATCAATGTTAAACTCGAGGATATTGCCGAACTCTGGGATCTCGATGTAGACGGAGGCAAACGCCTCGTTGTAACTATCTAA
- a CDS encoding transglutaminase family protein has translation MPEFKIQHITRYTYDGAVRDSANQIILFPIVDVCQNVLKHDLQISGNPIVDTHIDYYGNEVGSFTYSVPHNQMIINSQLVVNTHHKALPVDDIFPAQQWETLTSLQYTVPYIDFLKHEYFDGLPELQAIVAVEKGKDDTPYQIALRFCQYVYKNFEYIKGVTTVESKLDEIWKLKAGVCQDFAHMLTQMLRLVNIPARYVSGYICPNHSGMRGEGATHAWAEAYIPNYGWLGLDPTNNCVANETHVRLAVGRNFLDCSPVKGVYKGSSGHHLEVAVSVGYQDHEPEPAIDQFVDRVTKPGLFAGNSSDTSKNSYQRYMEMIQQQQQQQQ, from the coding sequence ATGCCAGAATTTAAAATTCAACATATTACCCGTTATACTTACGATGGCGCGGTGCGCGATAGCGCCAACCAGATTATCCTGTTCCCGATAGTGGATGTTTGCCAGAATGTATTAAAGCACGATCTGCAGATTTCGGGCAACCCCATTGTGGATACGCATATCGATTATTACGGTAACGAGGTGGGCAGCTTTACTTATTCAGTACCGCACAACCAGATGATCATTAACTCGCAACTGGTGGTTAATACGCATCACAAGGCCTTGCCGGTTGATGATATTTTCCCGGCACAACAATGGGAAACGCTTACCAGTTTGCAGTACACCGTACCCTATATCGATTTTTTAAAGCACGAATATTTTGACGGCCTGCCCGAACTGCAAGCCATTGTAGCTGTTGAAAAAGGTAAAGATGACACCCCTTACCAGATAGCCCTGCGCTTTTGCCAGTATGTGTATAAAAATTTCGAATACATAAAAGGTGTAACCACGGTTGAATCGAAACTGGATGAGATCTGGAAACTGAAAGCCGGCGTTTGCCAGGATTTTGCACACATGCTTACGCAGATGCTTCGCCTGGTAAATATCCCTGCCCGGTATGTGAGCGGCTACATTTGCCCTAACCACAGCGGTATGCGTGGCGAAGGCGCAACCCATGCCTGGGCCGAAGCCTACATCCCTAACTATGGCTGGCTGGGTTTAGATCCTACCAATAACTGTGTGGCCAATGAAACCCACGTGCGCCTGGCCGTAGGCCGTAACTTCCTGGATTGCTCGCCGGTGAAAGGGGTTTACAAAGGTTCATCGGGCCATCATTTGGAGGTTGCCGTATCCGTAGGTTACCAGGACCATGAGCCTGAACCAGCTATCGATCAGTTTGTAGACCGTGTAACAAAGCCCGGCTTATTTGCAGGGAACAGTAGCGATACTTCTAAAAACAGCTACCAGCGCTATATGGAGATGATCCAACAGCAGCAGCAACAACAGCAGTAG
- a CDS encoding alpha-E domain-containing protein — MLSRVAASFYWLSRYIERSDGILRMLKINYASSQDAIQGFTWEPVVRIFAGYDEEVMARLNNESRTVINFMVTDKTNPNSIISIITHSRENARGVQEHINTDLWQCLNEYYHCVKDSSLASKLRKDDPISVLDVLIKQVMLYYGTAEVTMERGPGRSFMNIGKYLERAIQSIDILDIKFGSINNNPDLLTDTTYWKHLLQSLGGYELYLKTYRDGLEAHNVLEQVILNNDFPRSVIYSVNNIQRYFDRLKLDSSMTDYQELSFFIGKLQSHIKYSSVKGIQNDGLHLYLTQLKDQLYQIGNLLNERYFANS, encoded by the coding sequence ATGTTAAGCAGAGTAGCAGCAAGTTTTTATTGGTTAAGCAGATACATAGAGCGTAGCGACGGTATTTTAAGAATGCTGAAAATTAATTATGCTTCATCGCAGGATGCTATACAGGGTTTTACCTGGGAGCCTGTGGTACGTATTTTTGCAGGGTATGATGAAGAAGTTATGGCGCGTTTAAACAACGAGAGCCGTACCGTAATTAATTTTATGGTGACGGATAAAACTAACCCGAACTCGATCATCAGCATTATTACCCACAGCCGCGAGAATGCACGTGGCGTGCAGGAACACATTAATACCGATTTATGGCAATGCCTTAATGAGTATTATCACTGTGTAAAAGACAGCAGCTTGGCATCGAAACTAAGAAAGGATGACCCCATTAGCGTGCTCGATGTGCTGATTAAACAGGTGATGCTCTACTACGGTACTGCCGAAGTAACCATGGAGCGCGGCCCCGGCCGCAGTTTTATGAATATCGGTAAGTACCTGGAGCGGGCCATCCAGTCGATAGATATTTTGGATATTAAGTTTGGATCGATCAACAACAATCCCGATTTGCTGACCGATACTACCTACTGGAAGCATTTATTACAATCACTGGGCGGCTATGAGCTTTATCTGAAAACCTATCGTGATGGCCTTGAAGCCCACAATGTTCTGGAACAGGTAATTTTAAACAATGATTTTCCGCGTTCGGTTATTTATTCGGTAAACAACATCCAGCGGTATTTCGACCGTTTGAAACTGGACAGCAGCATGACCGATTACCAGGAGCTGTCATTCTTTATTGGCAAGTTACAGAGCCATATCAAATACAGTTCGGTAAAAGGCATCCAGAATGATGGCCTGCACCTGTATTTAACCCAATTGAAAGATCAGCTTTACCAGATCGGGAACTTGTTGAACGAGCGTTATTTCGCCAATTCCTGA
- a CDS encoding circularly permuted type 2 ATP-grasp protein, whose product MYKAAHFDGYHSIPGVWDEMYLQNSDIRAHYQKVIEYLSQESPDDLGKKEELAQRLFMKQGITFTVYNSGEGIEKIFPFDIIPRIITGAEWDLVEKGIKQRLTALNLFLKDIYHNQFIIKDGIIPIDAIYSCPHFLREMYQVDVPYDIYVHIAGIDLIRDEEGTFYVLEDNLRTPSGVSYMLENREITKRLFPDLLPNCGVRSVTEYPNILYKNLQSLSPRRVSNPTIVLLSPGIYNSAYFEHTTLARLMGVELVEGRDLVVNNQKVYMKTTTGLQQVDVIYRRVDDEYLDPLVFNPNSILGVAGIMGAYRKGNVAIVNAIGNGVADDKAIYIYVPDMIKYYLNEEPILKNVPTYRLNNPDEQKFVFDNIDKMVVKKTNGSGGYGMLMGHAASQQEIDEYKLEILKEPRDFIAQPTISLSAAPCYIQGALRPRRIDLRPYALCGPDGIEIVPGGLTRVALKEGSLVVNSSQGGGSKDTWVLT is encoded by the coding sequence ATGTATAAGGCTGCGCATTTCGATGGTTATCATTCAATTCCAGGTGTTTGGGACGAAATGTATCTTCAAAATTCCGACATCAGGGCTCATTATCAGAAGGTAATAGAGTATCTGTCGCAGGAATCGCCCGATGATTTGGGTAAAAAAGAGGAACTGGCCCAGCGTTTGTTCATGAAACAGGGGATCACCTTTACCGTGTATAACAGCGGTGAGGGGATCGAGAAAATATTTCCTTTTGATATTATTCCCCGCATTATTACCGGTGCGGAGTGGGATCTGGTAGAGAAAGGGATTAAGCAGCGCTTAACCGCACTTAATTTATTTTTGAAAGATATTTACCACAACCAGTTTATTATTAAAGATGGCATTATACCCATTGATGCCATTTACTCGTGCCCGCACTTTTTGCGTGAAATGTACCAGGTTGATGTGCCTTACGATATTTATGTACACATAGCAGGTATCGACCTTATCCGGGACGAGGAAGGTACCTTCTATGTGCTGGAGGATAACCTGCGCACACCTTCGGGCGTGAGCTATATGCTGGAGAACCGCGAGATAACCAAACGCTTGTTCCCGGATCTGCTGCCCAATTGCGGCGTGCGCAGTGTTACCGAGTACCCTAACATTTTGTATAAGAACCTGCAGTCGCTTTCGCCGCGGCGGGTAAGTAACCCTACCATCGTGTTGCTTAGTCCGGGTATTTACAACTCGGCTTATTTTGAACATACCACACTTGCCCGCTTAATGGGCGTGGAATTGGTTGAGGGGCGCGACCTGGTGGTAAACAACCAAAAGGTTTACATGAAAACCACCACAGGTTTACAGCAGGTAGATGTAATTTATCGCCGGGTTGATGACGAGTACCTCGACCCGCTGGTGTTTAACCCTAACAGCATTTTGGGTGTTGCCGGTATTATGGGCGCTTACCGTAAAGGAAACGTGGCCATTGTAAATGCCATTGGTAATGGCGTAGCCGATGATAAGGCCATCTATATTTACGTGCCCGATATGATTAAGTATTACCTTAACGAAGAGCCAATACTTAAAAACGTGCCTACTTACCGCCTCAATAACCCCGATGAGCAGAAGTTTGTGTTTGATAACATCGATAAAATGGTGGTAAAAAAAACCAACGGAAGCGGCGGTTACGGCATGCTGATGGGCCATGCAGCCAGTCAGCAGGAAATTGACGAATACAAGCTGGAAATACTGAAAGAGCCCCGCGATTTTATTGCGCAGCCAACCATCAGCCTATCAGCCGCACCATGTTATATCCAGGGCGCATTGCGCCCAAGGCGGATCGACTTGCGCCCTTATGCCCTTTGCGGCCCGGATGGTATTGAAATTGTACCCGGCGGCCTGACCCGCGTAGCGCTAAAAGAAGGTTCGCTGGTGGTAAACAGTTCGCAGGGTGGGGGGAGTAAGGATACCTGGGTGCTGACATAG
- a CDS encoding TfoX/Sxy family protein — translation MPYDEYLAERLRNALSRAPNVVEQKHMGGITFLVNDVLCTRAHRSGSIMQRCLPELTDELCQKPGVKAMEMKGKDLKGWLLISPEAVDSEDDFDFWMKVALDAAKVATPAKRRVKK, via the coding sequence ATGCCTTACGACGAATACCTTGCCGAGCGCCTCCGCAATGCACTGAGCCGCGCACCCAATGTGGTAGAGCAAAAGCACATGGGCGGTATCACATTCCTGGTGAACGATGTGTTGTGTACCCGCGCTCACCGAAGCGGCAGTATTATGCAGCGCTGCCTGCCCGAACTTACGGATGAGCTATGCCAAAAGCCCGGTGTAAAAGCAATGGAAATGAAAGGTAAAGATTTAAAAGGCTGGCTGCTGATAAGCCCCGAAGCTGTAGATAGCGAAGATGATTTTGATTTCTGGATGAAAGTTGCGCTTGATGCAGCCAAAGTTGCTACGCCTGCCAAACGAAGGGTTAAAAAGTAA
- a CDS encoding SDR family NAD(P)-dependent oxidoreductase: MSKTIFITGASRGFGKIWAEAFLKRGDKVIATARNIETLNDLVQSYGDSILPIQLDVNKRDAVFAAVAKAKAHFGTIDTLINNAGYGLFGTIEETTEQEARDQFETNVFGLLWATQAVLPVMREQGHGHIIQVSSVLGIATLPVLGIYNASKFAVEGLSETLATEVKGFGINISLIEPNGFATDWAGPSAIQTTPMDVYQPVRDAFQAGMSDADIFGIPEATTEAVLKLVDAENPPLRLFLGKVALPWAKQVYEGRIAEWESWADVAAAAHGK; this comes from the coding sequence ATGTCAAAAACAATTTTCATTACAGGCGCTTCACGCGGATTTGGTAAAATATGGGCAGAAGCATTTTTAAAACGCGGCGATAAAGTTATCGCAACAGCCAGAAACATAGAAACATTAAACGATTTGGTACAAAGCTACGGTGATAGCATATTGCCTATCCAACTGGATGTAAACAAACGCGACGCTGTATTTGCAGCAGTAGCTAAAGCTAAAGCACACTTCGGTACTATCGATACCTTAATTAACAATGCTGGTTATGGCCTGTTCGGTACCATAGAAGAAACTACCGAGCAAGAAGCACGTGACCAGTTTGAAACCAACGTATTTGGTTTATTATGGGCTACACAAGCAGTATTACCGGTAATGCGCGAGCAAGGCCACGGCCACATTATCCAGGTATCGAGCGTATTGGGTATTGCTACCCTGCCGGTATTAGGTATATACAACGCTTCAAAATTTGCGGTTGAAGGTTTGAGCGAAACTTTGGCTACAGAGGTTAAAGGTTTCGGCATCAACATCAGTTTAATTGAACCTAACGGTTTTGCTACTGATTGGGCTGGTCCGTCAGCCATTCAAACTACGCCTATGGATGTTTACCAACCAGTTAGAGATGCTTTCCAGGCGGGCATGAGCGATGCTGATATTTTTGGTATCCCGGAAGCAACCACAGAAGCTGTATTGAAACTGGTAGATGCAGAGAACCCTCCGTTACGTTTATTCCTGGGTAAAGTTGCTTTACCTTGGGCTAAACAAGTTTACGAAGGCCGTATAGCCGAGTGGGAATCATGGGCTGATGTAGCTGCAGCTGCACACGGTAAATAA
- a CDS encoding helix-turn-helix domain-containing protein gives MKHFKTLTEMNRWNGFPPPENPLLSLYRCNKTCTIGDREFTSDFYMIGFKKLISGTFLYGRTKYDHDSGYMSFVKPRQIIEMKNLEFEEDGFLIFFHEDFLNGHPLHTEIKKYGYFEYETNEALNLSPSEEKTIKELQDKIETEYYNNQDEYSRDIILGHIDSILKYSQRFYKRQFMNRTVASGKMASKFNDALSAYFEKGKLLEQGLPTVNFMAEELNLSPRYLSDLLKQETGKTAMELIHIFLISEAKNILKGSDNNIAETAYSLGFDNLPYFSRLFKKEVGVSPLQFRKQILN, from the coding sequence ATGAAACATTTTAAAACGCTGACAGAGATGAACCGGTGGAACGGGTTTCCGCCACCCGAAAATCCTTTACTGAGCCTTTATCGTTGCAATAAAACCTGCACCATTGGCGACAGGGAGTTTACTTCCGATTTTTATATGATCGGGTTTAAAAAGCTGATCAGCGGGACTTTCTTGTACGGCCGAACCAAGTACGATCATGATTCGGGTTATATGTCGTTTGTGAAACCGCGTCAGATCATTGAAATGAAGAACCTGGAGTTTGAAGAAGATGGCTTTTTAATTTTCTTTCATGAGGATTTTTTAAACGGCCACCCGCTTCATACCGAAATTAAGAAGTATGGTTATTTTGAGTATGAAACCAACGAGGCCTTAAACTTATCGCCAAGTGAAGAAAAAACCATCAAAGAACTTCAGGATAAAATTGAAACTGAGTATTATAATAACCAGGATGAGTACAGCCGCGATATTATTCTCGGCCACATCGATTCTATACTCAAGTATTCGCAACGCTTTTATAAACGTCAGTTTATGAACCGCACGGTGGCATCGGGCAAAATGGCTTCTAAATTTAATGATGCGCTTTCGGCTTACTTCGAAAAAGGAAAACTGCTGGAGCAAGGCCTGCCAACGGTTAATTTTATGGCCGAGGAATTAAATCTTTCGCCACGCTACCTCAGTGATTTGCTGAAACAGGAAACCGGCAAAACCGCCATGGAACTGATCCATATTTTCCTGATCTCTGAAGCTAAAAATATTTTAAAAGGCTCGGATAATAACATTGCCGAAACCGCCTATTCTTTGGGCTTTGATAACCTGCCTTATTTTTCAAGGTTGTTTAAAAAAGAAGTGGGGGTTAGTCCGCTGCAGTTTAGGAAACAGATTTTGAATTGA